From Manihot esculenta cultivar AM560-2 chromosome 18, M.esculenta_v8, whole genome shotgun sequence:
tcaaattgaattaatttaatttatttttattcaatttaatttaattaattttgatttttaataatttattttattttttatattttatttttaatatttaaaatttaattaaaatattttaattttaatataatttaatctttttatattattaaaaataatatattattattactaattcattcaatttaatttttttaatttttttatcaaaatcaaatctaatttaaatttttaaaattaaaaattgaatcgaatccaaataaataaaaaattaaatcaaaattttaaattaatttaatttaatcaatttttttaatttaaatcaaatagtgTCACACAATTTTTACCGTCACTTACTCACTGtatgaattattttaaagatattttatttaaaaatgtaaTTCATAGgtgatttaaaatatatagatgtaaaaattgtaatataatttaaatgtcaAAAATCTAAAAGACACATCTGAAAAAGTAGTGGCTGAACACATGTTTTTTTTTCAATCatgaaaaagagagttttttttttttatttcgtgtattataattaaaataattattaaatcacgtaaaatttaaaaatatttttaaatgaatgTGTTCGTCGATCATACCGCCTAACAAATCAGTTCAACACTGTTTTGATAAGCTGAACATGTTCGGCACTCAAAAGTGCCGAACATGTCCACAGGGTTATGCATGCAATTGAGATTGGACATGTGCAGCACTCAAAGTGCCGCACATGTCCAAGTATGCACTTGCATGCATGTCACCCATAACCATGCATTCCAAGCATACAAgggatgaaatattttaaaattttaaattattatattttttaaaaaatattaaattttattaattttttaattatattttttaaacatattaaatattataagttatttaataagactaaaacattaaataaaattaatactaattaatttatataatattataatattaaaaataaaaaaattaataattcagataaaatattttaggattttaaattattatttttttaaaaaaatattaaattttattattttttaattatattttttaaacatattaaatattataaattatttaataagactaaaacattaaataaaattaatactaattaatttatataatattataatattaaaaataaaaaaattaataattcagataaaatatattaggattttaaattattattttttaaaaaaaatattaaattttattattttttaattatattttttaaacatattaaatattataaattatttaataagactaaaacattaaataaaattaatactaattaatttatataatattataatattaaaaataaaataattaataattttaaaataattaaaaaaattaataatacagataaaatattttaggattttaaattattatttaaaaaaatattaaattttattaatttttattatatttatttataaaaatattaaattttattaaatattaaaaaaattttgaaaaaacttaaacataaaataattatttttaaattttttaatatttaataaaatttaatatttttataaataaatataataaaaagttaataaaatttaatatttttttaaaaatataataatttaaagtcctaaaatatttaatccatcttattaattttgaagatatattttatttaaaaatgtaaTTCAAACACATCTTAAAAAGTAGTGGCTGAGCTGATGTAAAAATCTCTTGAAATCGTTCAATGATATGAGCACATGCTTTTTTTAAAGTTatgaaaagaatttttttttcggTTTCATacatcataattaaaataattattaaatcatataaaatttaaaaatatttcaacatATATTTATTCGACAGTGTAGATGCGAACTCCGCTGAACAAAAAGCAGTTATACACTAAAAAAAACAGTTTGAAAAAAAGCAATTCGACAAAATATTCGGTATTTTGATTGCCGAACGTATCCACGGAATTATGCAACTGAGATTGGACATGTGCGGCACTTTTTGAGTGCCGCACATGTCCAAGCATGCAGCATGTTACCCATACCCATGCATTTCAACCATGCATATGCAACTGAGATTGGACATGCgcgttttttaaatttttttaatatttaataaaatttaatatttttataaataaatataataaaaaagttaataaaatttaatattttttaaaaaatataataatttaaaatcctaaaatatttcatccatcttattaattttttcaattattttaaaatgattaattattttatttttaatattatataaattaattagtactaatttgatttaatattttaattttattaaatattttataatatttaacatgtttaaaagaaatataattaaaaaattaataaaatttaatattttttaaaaaatataataatttaaaattttaaaatatttcggTGACATGCATGCACTTCATGCATGGATCACCTCGGACATGTTCCGCACCATGTCCAATCTCAGAAACctgtttttaagtttttataaattttttttaatatttaatatttttaaaaataaatataataaaaaaattaataaaatttaatatttttttaaaaaaataataatttaaaatcctaagatattttatttatcttgcATACATGAGTGAAATATGCATACTTGgaatgatatgcatgtttggacaTGTTCGGCACAGTTAAATTTGGCATCAAAGTTAGTTGTGCTAAAATATATCCGATGGAATGATTATATAGcaaacaaaatattttaaagagtttttaaaatataagaattaatttgtaaatattgagaatatttaaaaattaaattataaatctcttaattatattatatttttaaaaaatatttattttcatataaaaatttataaattacttttataCAAACAGATTTTAAAAcgtaaacaataaaaataaaagaattgccTTTAgtgtaaagaaaaacataaattgtATAGCGTTACCGAATATGATGTGAACCATTCTAATAGAGACTGAAACTAGAAGAACTTAATTAGGTAATATTGTCTAATCATTTTTTGTATTGTTCTTACATCATAGTAATACAAATGAATAAGATAAGAAGTTGTCTATAAATAACCCGAAAAGCAAAAACCAAGATAAAATTATAGGCGCAGGAAAATGGAATCGCCCATGGAAAGGATCTTGGAGTCCCGTCGAGCAAGTGGTTTAGCCATGATTGTAGCTATTGGCACTGCAAATCCACCCAACTGCTTCTACCAGTCAACCTATCCAGACTTTTACTTCAAACTCACTAATAGCGACCACTTGACAGAATTAGAATTAAAACAAAAGTTCAGACGCATTTGTAAGTATCGTGCCGTTAATAATGCTGAAAAATGATCCAGTTTCACCCTATCACCGTCTTCAATCTTTATTCTATAATCAATATATTATTGAATGAAAGTTTACTTGCATGATTTTGCTTACAGGTGAAAGAACGACAATAAAGAAAAGGTACATGCCTCACTGAAGAGTGAAGATATCATCAACAAGAATCCTGAAATAGCTATTTATGGGGCTTCTTCACTTGATGCACGTCAAAAAATTCTAATTCCTGAGGTTCCCAAGCTAGGTAAAGAAGCAGCTTTGAAGGCCATAAAGGAATGGAGCCAGCCAATTTCTAAGATCACACACCTTATATTTTGTACATCTTCAGGAGTAAATATGCCCGGAGCAGATCATCAACTTGTAAAGCTCCTTGGCCTTCAACCATCTGTGAAAAGATTCATGATCTATCACACGGGTTGCTTTGCAGGAGCAGCATCCCTTCGTCTGGCCAAAGATATTGCAGAAAACAATGGTGATTCACGGGTTCTTATCGTTTGCTCCGAGAACATGACTTCGAGTTTTCATGCACCTTCAGAAACCCACTTGGATATTTTAGTGGGCTCTGCGATTTTCGCCGACGGCGCTGCCGCAATTATCGTAGGTGCAGATCTTGATATGACTAGTGAGCGTCCGTTGTTCCAACTCGTATCGGCGTCACAGACAATTATTCCAGATTCCGAGAATGGAATAGTGGGAGAGACCTGCGAAATGGGCTTATCTTATTACTTGTCTAAAAGTGTGCCCCAAGTTATTGGAGACAACATCGTGGAATGGATGAGTGAAAATTTTGGAAATCTGAAGGACTGGAACAAATTGTTTTACATCGTTCACCCTGGTGGACCAACAATCCTGAATGGTATGGAAGAGAAACTTGGTCTAGAAAAACAGAAGCTTAAAGCAAGCCGTCACGTGCTGAGTGAATATGGAAACATGTGGAGTCCATCTGTgttcttcattcttgatgagATGAGGAAAACATCTATGGAGGAAGGAAAGGCCACCACTGGCGAAGGATTGAACCTGGGTATTCTGTTTGGCTGTGGTCCTGGTTTAACTGTGGAGTCTGTTATTCTGCGTAGTGTTATTATTGCTAGAgactaattattaattaattaagtaatcCTTGAACTATTTACTTTACAATTAGTTGTGGTGTGGTCAGTGTTCTTGAACTACCTATACATTTGTCTGATTGAAGAATGAATGGGGGAGACTGAATCCTCCCCATACATGATATTAAGCCTCCATGATAACGACTGAATACATTATTGCAACCTTCACTTGGCCCGCAAGTATTATTTTGAATAGTATACATAAATATTATACAACAAACAGcatattattttgaattatagCTAGCTGTATATAAATTATCACACAGCACATCCCCTCTTTATTCTCCTGCTTGAGTTGAGTTGAATCTGTATTTGTCCAAACTCTAACGAGGGAGGGAGACAACGAATGGTGCGAACAATTACTTACGAATGGTGCCCacaattactttttaatttaagatatataacataattaataaatttaattttttatttttaaaatttaatattttcatttttaaaatttaattccgataaaatctaaattttttcataaaattttctattaaatcAATGATAGAAGGCCATTGATTTAAGTAAAATTGACTAACAAAGTCCCAGTACAACTAATCTAGTCCATCAATTAAGTAAAATTGACGAATCAAAAGACAGTctgagtaaaaaataataacagtgAGGTATAGGCCGAGATGAAATACTATTCATCACCAAATATACATCTCCAGATCGCCatacattcaaacatcaaagtaaagaaacaaagaaataaaaagggcAAGTAAAGGACATTTTGACAAGAGCCGTTCTCGAGCTACACGGTCATTAACGGAACCTAAGTATTTACtccctcaccagtcatggaataactgctgaggaggtaaagagGCAATTGATAACCTCCAAATCTTTCCTAACCCAGGAATAAGGCCGGATTCAAAAGAAGGTCACAGGTCCAAAGCCCATCAGATCATACGCTCGAAAGACGGCTCGACTTCACGAGTCTGGGCCAGCGACCCAGGGCAATCCGGGTCAGATACGAGCACAAACCCAATAGGGGAGTAAGCCTAATCACTCACCAACCATGTTCGCATGCGTGCCAGGGTGAATTAAATGGTCGCCTAGAGAAGGgtctgacacgtccgtacgtacgggcctgaAGGACACAGACAGGTAACACTATAAACGTGAGGGGAGACTCTCTCTCTCGGGGGCTTCCTCTCCTTCctggactccatttttattttctctctgcaaCCCTTACCCAAATATAATGCTTGaatccataaaatctgacttgaatgTCGGAGGGTCTCCATCGGGACATCCCTGGTAGACCCCTGAccgtttttccttattttgcaggtcctttcatcaAGTAGAATATTGAAAGACCCATTTGAAAGACCCATTTGatggacccatatgatggaccaAGAAGAAAGTCAGGTCCATGTTCATCAAGTAGAATATTGAAAGACCCATTTGAAAGACCCATTTGATGGACCAAGAAGAAagtcagatctatcatggaccaggaggcggaaaatatttatcaatatctgttatttttatttaatacttataaataatatgaaaaattaaaaaaatataattatttattaaaataatttttaattatttattttgtaattattaatattttttaataatttattaattttctgttatttatttaattaactaataaaataaataataattgagAGGAAAAATTTTGTTGAAACATTTTAGTCACAAatgaaatttatttcaaattctatcaaaatttgaaagaattaattttaattaaatcaatttcaTGAAATTCAAttctaaaaattgaattttttttttcaaatcaaatacataaaatatgaattcaattgaattttataaaattttaaaaattaaaattaaaccatAAGAAATGTGATATGCTGGAATTAGTTGAAAAGGGAGGAAGGAATAATTGTAAATTCATATTTGAAATTAAAGCAAATTATAAAATACACTACACTCGGAGCATGTGTTGGTTTACTCGCATAGACGAGAAGTTCACTATTCATAATTTAAtagagtttatgtttatatgtaatttaATGTTCTAGATTTAAGTTAATAAAGAAACTCTTCTTTTTCTCCAATATTGGATTGAAGCATCAAATTACCCATCAAACCGGAACCGTGAAAAAAACGAAATCATTTTCGAACATTCGTAAATAAAACCCATTACGATTTGattcataaattaaatcaaatcatcaGTTCCGAACCAAAACCGACCCTTAGCCAAGTGCCCCAGATCACATGAACTGTTCTTTGTCAAACAGAAAAGATATGATACCACAGTCGTTGCAGGCCTTTTTCAATTAGTTTTCCTTTTGGGAGTAAATATAAGAATCTATGAACAAATTTTTGTCAGtagtcataaataaaatatttatactataaaGATTGAGATGGACAGGATTTTAGCACCTGGAGGAATCTGTAGCTGTTATGGGAGCACTTGAAACAATAGCAAATGCCATGGGTTGGGAGCCTAATCTAAGTGACACAGTTGAAGGTCACCAAGCAAGCTGGAAGACTTTGATTTTTGAGAACCGTATGCCATGAGCTTGTCCTTTTGCCTACCAAGAAAATATGATGTCCTCTGTCCTCACTGAATTCTACTCCTAAAAGAAACTTTTTTTCAATTGTAATTGTTTTTTGTAAGTTACTCAGGACCTTAAGTGTAATTGCCAAAAAAATAACGATTGCAAAAGTTTTAAATTCCAATGGATTCTTGGATAGTAATTGATCATGCCCAACTGTCATTTCGAACTAGATTGTTAGGAAGAATGGAAAACGGagaggaaaaggaaagaagaaacTGCCATACCTTCAGACATAAATTTCATTGAGCAATGACACAGTTTCAGTAACTATCAATTTATCATTACCGTACAAAGCTGCTCATGCAAGAACAGGCACCTTGTGACAAATCCGACAGTATTTACCCATCCTAGAAAAAAACCACCCCCACCACCCTCTTGAGAGACCAATGGCATTCATCCATACAAGTATAAAAATTTCCACAAAAATTCACTGCAAAGTTTGGACAAATATACCAACAGAACCATACCTGCAAATCGCTTCATGGAAGTACCCTTTGTGCTGCCGTATTAACTTGCTTGGAGAGATAAGCTTCATAAATCTCCACTACAAGCCGAGGATCCCTCTCCACAAGCTCCATGTACTCCTCCCTTTTGGTAAGTTTGTCCATGTTATCTatgatcaatgacaatgctgcATCAAGCATATGCTTAGCATTGTGCTGGTGTGCAAAGGCATAGCTTGGGACTGAATTGTCCCAGTTCAATTTGGATACCAAAAACTTCTCACAGTAACCCTTGAGATGCTTCACCTGGTACTTTTCAGCCAACACTAAAAGGTCACAGGCCAGTTGCTCATCAAGGCATGCTTCAGCAGTGTACAAATAGTTGACAAATGCACGAAGGGCATCATATGATACATCACTAATCTTGATGGTGCCACTCCGGCTTTCTTCCATCTCATTCTCAAGC
This genomic window contains:
- the LOC110605874 gene encoding BTB/POZ domain-containing protein At4g08455 → MRGRRCDHSQVETDTDTDSDTETMRCISCKEEYGTIDAGTCKECYEEASETEEELKREIEDLKAKVAFLRFWSQLDHHHSNRSFGPCFTDVVLVASSDTGSTGSPVPVPANKAVLASRSPVFKAMLENEMEESRSGTIKISDVSYDALRAFVNYLYTAEACLDEQLACDLLVLAEKYQVKHLKGYCEKFLVSKLNWDNSVPSYAFAHQHNAKHMLDAALSLIIDNMDKLTKREEYMELVERDPRLVVEIYEAYLSKQVNTAAQRVLP